In one window of Mercurialis annua linkage group LG4, ddMerAnnu1.2, whole genome shotgun sequence DNA:
- the LOC126678433 gene encoding S-adenosylmethionine synthase 2, which produces HGIGGPHGDAGLTGRKIIIDTYGGWGAHGGGAFSGKDPTKVDRSGAYIVRQAAKSIVANGLAPRCIVQVSYAIGVPKPLSVFVDTYGTGKIPDREILKIVKENFDFRPGMMSINLDLKRGGNGRFLKTAAYGHFGRDDPDFTWEVVKPLKWDKPQA; this is translated from the coding sequence catggtattgGTGGCCCACATGGTGATGCTGGTCTCACTGGCCGTAAGATCATTATCGATACTTATGGAGGCTGGGGAGCCCACGGAGGTGGTGCCTTCTCCGGAAAGGATCCCACCAAGGTCGACAGGAGTGGAGCCTACATTGTTAGGCAGGCAGCCAAGAGCATCGTCGCCAACGGGCTTGCTCCTCGTTGCATTGTTCAGGTGTCGTATGCCATTGGTGTGCCAAAGCCATTGTCCGTGTTTGTCGATACTTACGGCACCGGAAAGATCCCAGACAGAGAGATTCTCAAGATTGTGAAGGAGAACTTTGATTTCAGGCCCGGTATGATGTCGATCAACCTGGATTTGAAGAGAGGCGGTAACGGCAGGTTCTTGAAGACTGCTGCCTATGGTCACTTCGGAAGGGATGACCCCGATTTCACATGGGAGGTGGTGAAGCCCCTCAAATGGGATAAGCCTCAAGCTTAA